The Arachis ipaensis cultivar K30076 chromosome B05, Araip1.1, whole genome shotgun sequence nucleotide sequence TTTCTGTGCGAATATAGGAGTATTATCTAAACAGTAGAAATCTGGAAAACCGAGAAATGTTTACGCAAATCTACTTTTGGTGCATACTCGCATttcataattaaatatatatttttttgtcttatgatgattattaaataattttgtgTCTCTCTTAGTGGTACATTTTCATTTGTTTATGAGATCTTATTGTCTTATGTGCAGAAATAATACTCACATGTGTGCCAAATTATTATAGACAAAACTTGCTTTCATTGACTTATTGTTATTAATAATGTGTGTATGTAAGACTCTGAAATTTGAATCCTTCGTCATCGTCGTACTCGGGTCGAAAACGTTTTGCGTTTACTTTCACTTTCTCTACTTTTCAAATGCCATACATAACAACCAAAAACCCAAGATAGATACCTTTTGAAAttgattctttttcttttctttactttatattttatcatttatttatctatttttggtCAAACTTGTTGTAAAGCAAGAACAACAATAATTTTATTTACGAAACAATAATTGTTTATTTGAACTACACAACACAACATATATAGGTGACGTTATGCAAATAATTGTTTTAGAACTAATTGACATTTGAAAGCTAGGTATATATATAGACATATATATAGCCTTGGTTTGACATTTCAAACGAGATTGAAAGCATCTTTCAATTGAATTCATGAACTTTACTTTAAATGCACCTATAGTTTCTGTCCCTTTTTCTAGCATTGATGTGATTTCTTCATTGTCAATTAAAAACTACACTATACAAACATCACCACCACCTGTATGTATTGAATAAATATATAGTTTCCATGTATGtaacaaaagaacaaaaaaaaattcccCAACCCAAACTAATAGTTACTTCAACATCATCATGCAATTCTGTCACGTCCATGTTCTAATTTCAGATACAATATATATGTCTCATATCATATATACCTTCATATCAAATTCCCTTATTATTATACACACACTCTTAATGAAACTCACCTTATTAGCTTCAATTATTCAGATTCCACATGCAGCTATGTTTTTCAAGTTACTTTAAATGTCAAAGTatgtgaaaataaataaaaataggtagcTAGTCATTTTAATTTGATTCAACCAACATAGTCCAAATGCATTTTAAGGTAACACATTTAAAATTTTCCTTCATACTCAGTGTCCTATTACAACACTAATTTTTTGTAACATTAACATCaccactactactactactactaacaataataataaagagaaagaaaCTAAACAGGAAACACagcaaataaatataatataatatcctGAAATAGTTAGTTAGTTGTTCTTCAAAGGAAGGAACTCAAAGAAGTGATGGTGGTTCGGGGTGATGGCATCATTTGATGCTGATATCTCTGTCCCTTTGCCGTTAATGTGATGATGAAGATCGTCACCGCTCCTTAGAGGGAAAAGTTGAAGGGTTTGATTCtcattctgatgatgatgatgaatgttAATAATACTATTATcaacaaaatcatcatcatcttcattgcTACGAGTGGTGGTTAAGTGGAGAAGAGTGGTGTTGTTGTAATTGTTTTCTGATGAAATAAAGAAGctgagattattattattattaatgagcTTTGatggttgaagaggaagaagaagaggaagagaggaagaaggaggaggaggaggaggagtaaGGGCATTTATGAGGTGTGTGACAGGTGGTGCAGGTGCAGGTGGTGCAGCAGCAGCACATGGGGAGTGATGATGCATCATCATGTGCCACGTGGCATTCCTTTCCATAAAGTTCCTTCTTTGTTGTAATTCCCCTTCTTCGAATTGGACCCATCCATCTGCTCTACACTCTGCCACTCCTGCTTTTCCTGCTCCTCCCTCTCTTTCCATTGAAACAGATTCCTGTTTTGTGTGTAATTTTCATTCCATCATTAAATAAATCAACGCATTCATAATTATATATCTTTAGAGTTTAGACactataataataatatgtttaaaagaaaaaaaaaatctttggtAGGGGGAGGGAACATTTCAACTAGCAACTAGNNNNNNNNNNNNNNNNNNNNNNNNNNNNNNNNNNNNNNNNNNNNNNNNNNNNNNNNNNtaaaaaattttaaattagtttaaAAACACGTATATTGTACAACACACGATGCCATTTATTGTTTATTTATGGCTTTATTTATTAGATGTAATGAATTCAATCTTGAATTCTACCACTAACTAACAAGGTAAGAGAATAAATGAAGACTAGTgctattaaatatatataactaacaaagaaatctaacaactactgatatatattttaaattgataaaaaaattgatCTGTGAGTATAGGATAAAGTAAGGAATTATAAAAGTTTGTTATAGGCGTGTGTATTGGTGTAACTAGAGAAGTGAAATTAAAGAAGGGGGTGGGAATATAATGTTGTAAAACATGTAGTAGTACTAAAGAATATTGTAGGGGGTGTCCCaagagaattttgaaaaagaaaagaaaatggagtGAGGAGTGAAGGTAGGTAAAAGAGATGAATATGAATATGCATGCACAAGCCCCAAAAGACCAATTAACTAAGTTTCATAAACATAGAGCAGACCCGACAGAAAGGAAGGAATGCAGCTTTTAGGCCCTTTTCATTTCCCAACAAACAAAGCTTTTGTTGGGTCCTTTCCCTATAGCTAATATCTATGATCTTTCTTTCTTACTACCActattttgcttttctttttttctctctctctctctctctagctaGTAATCATATGCAAATAATTAATAATCACTGCTTAATGGGATACTAATAACATTGAAAACTTTTTGGTCAATTAAGTTATGAATCCCAAGTTGAAAAGAACAAAAGGGTTTAGTAGTATTAGTTGATGATGAATAAAGGACAAAgacaaaagagagagagagagaaagagaaggaaaatgtTAAGACCTCTGCAAGAGTAGTGCAGTTTGTAGAGGATGCCCAGTTTTTGGTCTGTTCAACTTCAACCATTGTCCTACTTGCTGCTGCACAGAAAAAGAATACAACTTTTCATTTCTCTCAAGAAACATATGATTCCAGATTCCTAACAAAGAAAACCACCAACTCAAAAACTTGTTtttgaaacaaagaaagaaaaagcttaTTACAATTgaagaattaaaaaagaaataaaacaatTACTAGTACTACATACCCAGTTCTTTCTTTTCAGAAGAAGAATCAAAATCACGGTGGTGATTGTTGTTTTGAAGTGGATGATTATGATTATTGTTAGTGTTATCAGATGATTCCATCTGGCGGCGACGCTTTTGCCTCTCCCTAGCCTTATGATTCTGAAACCAGTAAAAGACATTCTTGCCCTCAATCTTGCCAAACCTTCTCAGCTGCGCTGTTATGTGTTGGATTTGCTCCGCCGACGGCGTTCGAGTCCCTCTTCTGTACAGCTCCTCAAGCGCTCTCAGCTGCTCCGGCGTTGGATTCCACCGGGAACTCACCACAACCGGTGCCgaaccattattgttgttgttaccaTTTTCCCTCTTGTTCTGCTCTCCCACTGTCGCTACAAAAAGCAAAGCATACCGTTATTACCAGTCTCATTTCTTGCATATAACATAACAACACTTTTAGTTTCTTACATAAATGGTTGTGATATTGAGAGAAGAAATCGTTGCCCTGATTATGAACAAGGCTTAAGCatgggttgttgttgttgttgttgttattggttgttgttgttgtcgttGTTGTTGAGTTGTTAGGAGAAGTCATTGGTCTTGGCATGAGAGGCCTTAGCTTCCTTCCAGAAGCTCCGAatggatgatgatggtgatgatgaggATGGTGATCAACAACCATGTTTAactgatggtgatgatgatcgCCACCTCCACCTTCATTGTAACCCACCATCCACATTTTTTGTGTATAATAGTAGCTATTAGGccaatgaagaaagaaagaaagaaagaaagaaagaacctaGGGTTTTTTTGTCACTATTATTCTTTTGTGTAGTTGTTATGCAAATATATATATGATGATGGATAGAAAAAATGCTTATAAGTAGGAGAATGAATGGAGCTACTATAGGTTATAATATATAAATGGGAATTAGTACTAATGAAAGGGGAATATTTATGTAACAAAAGggtaagttattattattatgcatATAAAGTAGGAGTGCTTTAAGTGCTTTaaatagtgtttttttttttttctctcactTGTGTGTGTCTCTATCTTATACCTTGTCACTTGGTAATGGGAATTGAAATGTTGATCTGATAGAGTATGTAGCAGTAGTATACTAGAATGGCGTTgaagttataaaaataaaaataaaaaagaggagagagagagaaaagaaaaagtgagtGAGAAGTGTTGTGAGAGGTGAGTGAGAATAGGTAGGTGGTATTAGCATGCAAAGGGGGGAAGAGGGACCATGAAAAAATTGTGGTAAGTCCTAGCTATACTTCAAATGAAAAGTGGACAAAGTTCATACATGGTATTATAGGGGTATAGCAAAGAAACCATTCTTGAAAATGAAGTTGTTTGAGCTGAAACTTTGAAgtattttgtgtgtgtgtgtgttgtgcCTCAGACATTCAGAGATGGGGATTGATCACTCACTATTGAAAGCATGtgggaagagagagaaagagatgagGTGTTGGTTCAACATGGGACAAAGTGACGAGGACGTGAGGTTGACTAGCCTGTcttgttttagagagagaaagctTTGTGTGGGTTTGTGTGTGTGTGAATACTGAATAAtgtatttttctatgcttatttTTGTGTTACCTACATACACATTTTCATTAGTAGTACTAAATGGTTATTAGTGGATTTTGGAATCTCTAATTTTTATGATTACGTTAAGGTCAACAAAAATTTAACTTGGAAAAAACTGAGGAATTAACTTTTTTATTTGGTCTATATAACTGGGTGTCAGGGTGTGTgttctaaaattaaaaaattattttaaggaATTATATTTTTACGtttttgaatgaaaataaaattttatattttaagcaAGAAATTATTCCTAATGATTAGATTTTAAGAGTTTAAACAAACATGAGATTAATTTATTTTCATGGACAATTTCCgatcaataaaattaaaattctatgaAATAAACGCCCACTAATTAGTTAATAtgtttctttttcaataaatttctgcttttttttaatataaaaaatattaggtGACGAATATTTTCTTCTTACATTTGTCTTATATTTAAGCCAACACTAACTAACTATCCTTTTTTAAATTTGCTTATGACAATTTTGTAATACTCCATATAATGTAAGTTaaaatatttcaatttttttatttaataaagtgCGCATTCCTCCTTcgtgtataaaaaaattatttcctaAGTTTTCACATTAGATGATTCTCATACAATTATGTAAAATTACGTGTCCAATTGTGTACTATTTTAGGTCTCGATTGAATTAATAATATAACATTTAGGGTTTATTATTAGAAATTAACTATACCAACCAAATGAAATCatgtaaaacaaaaataaaaaacttcaAATGACGAAGTTTTTCTTTCTTAAAACTCGAATCTAGTACCACTTTTAAAagagaataataataatgtaCTTATAACAACTTCATCGATCAAATTCACGTTAGTATCCATTTGTGTACTATGCTAGAGTAAGTTCAAATTATGCATTTACTAGCTACTACATAATAGAGTCATATATATTTAGCAATTATTTTATCTCTATTTTTGTTTGCATATATATTTCTTATCGTGCATATaccaaacaaaaagaaaaaagatacaaAGAGAATGAGTGTACCATATTTTCTTTACGTTGTAATCTGTATATGCCTTTGCTCGTGTGGAGAGAGAGAATAATCAAAGATAAATTACAAAACATGTCTATGAAAGATTTTTTGGCACTAAACAAAATTATctttcaaatattaaaaaaataaaaatatttttaataaaaggttgaaaaatgaaataaaaattgttcaaaaatattattttttattagtaaatttatttaaaaaggcTATTTTCTAATATTATTGCAAAAAAATatgtcaaaaaataattttaaaaattttatgttttacttttttaaaagatggtttgtaaatatttaaaaaagaattttgttGGGACATATGTAAAAGAAAGaaatgagagaagagagagaggggggaggggGGGGCGTGGAATTCTGGGAGATCTTTGGGAGTAGGGAATGAAAAGCGACGTAACGATCATGAGGGTGATGATGAGGCTCATCAGCCCTTAGCCTTCAATTCCACTTTCTCACTCTCACATTTATTATTGTTTTCCTTTCTAAGTCAAGTGCCTTTCACACTAATTCTCAATCCAAACTGcccctttcactctctctccttCCTTCCCCTTTTCTTTGTCTAACATGCTGTCCATGCACTCCTCTTTCTCTAACATACATGCTGTCCATGCACACCCTTTCTTCTctctcctcctccttttttttttattcaaaaattcaattttcaataaAGATACACCATTTCACAATTATTTTTCAGACACAAACAGATTAATGTATATCAAATCAAATTATGAGTAAatcacaaattaaaaaaaaaacactataATTAAAGATATAGTTANNAAATTTTAGTTtagtatttattatattttatattaataatttaaatttagaattttatatttgaaatttagaatttattgtttagggttttagaatttaagattttaaaatttagaatttagagttAAGAGTTTATGTTTTAGAATTTAAGAAGTATTGCAGTTTTTATTTCATCATATCGTATTAGTGTTCCTCGTTAATATATGACTAAACAAAAATTATCTTACCACAACTTAGCTTCTTTAACCATATATATGGTATTTTGTTTTTGCCAATCTTTTATTAACGCCTGATTTATTTGTAACATATATACAATTATACATaggtaataactaataaataaagAGAACTTTTtggtaataataatttttagtatttttaattatcattttGATTAACTCaaacattaaattatttttaagggTAAAAAACCATTATAAGCTAATGCCATTTAGAATTGACGTATATAAGCAAAACTGAAAATCGTTTCAATAATGCGCCAGATgctatatttatataattcgaatcagtgTGGTTCGAACTGCATATGATAGTAGTAATTCGAACCTGGACAGTTCGAATTACCAGTTGATTGTTCTTCATAAATCGAACCAGGTTAGTTCGAACTAAGAATGCACCTAATTCGAACAAGGTTAGTTCGAATTACACATAGCACGCGTTTCCAAGTAATTCAAATTTgactattaaaaaattaataatttattaaaaaatttattaaaaaaatgaataattaaaaaattaaaaaaaatatattttatttcatacattaaaaaaaaagctaacaaaatatttaattacgagacttctttaaaatatttgtgatctatcaattcgaattccagataatactcttttgtccatttttaatagctcatgaatattttttaaaaatttgtttaataaatttatttaaattatactacaaaaaatattttatcctatgcaaaataatttaaaaagaatggcttaaaaatgttaggagtactataaaaatttgtaatgttcacttaggtaaatacatgcatgtactcaaattttaaataaaatactctacataatcaataataatttagaaatgaaaaaaaatattttattccatacaaaacaattaaaaaatatattttgtgagaataaaatatatttcataacatattttaagccatttttaacCTTGTTCGAATTACTATCATATGCAGTTCGAACCatactggttcgaattatataaacaTAGCATCTGGCGCATTACTGAAAcgattttcaatttggcttatatACGTCAATTCTAGATAGCATTGGCTTATAATggttttttatcctatttttaataaataatttttattaatttatatgtgtatattttaaaaaatatagatGTAAATTATATTAATCAAATTGctcataaataaatatatagtCAAATGCAATATGTAAACCCTTTGCTTTATGTTTTTTTATTGCTACTTTAATTTCTTTAAAGTTTCTGAGttcattattatatatatatatgccccATATAATTATTTTTGGCTTCTCTCTGTAAATTGACTGAACTTTTGTtttcaaaagaagaagaaaaaattaccAGATTTTGCACATATTCACCAGATACAATATGATCCATTGAAATGCAAAGTTGACATACAGCACATTGCATATATTATATAACATAGCAACAagttgaagaaaataaaaaatatatatatggtgTTCCCTACTAGGAATCTTACTTGCATGGTCCATACCCATTTATTTGGATTAAATTGATGTTGGAGAAGGTTATTGTCCTTAGTAGTCCTTTGCATCCATCACCATGTGTATGTGTGGGCCTTCTCTCTGTTCTATTAGCCCCTCTTTGTCATTAATGGTGGAATTGGAATATGACTCAATTCTCGAGCTAGCTAAGCTAGGTAGATATCTAGTAGTGCAATTTTGTCACGGCTGAGACAAGTTACTAATACATAATAGTATAGAATTTCAAAGCTATGTTATAATTATTGATTAATAATTATTTCTACCCTTTTTGTTGGATGTGGAGGGCCTACCCTTTGCTGCAAAATCCAGAACCTCCTGTTAATTGTTTTGTCTCTTATTTATGAGAGGATGTGGATtcagaaaattaattaattaatgaataaataataataataataacgtaTAGTAAATAATGGGAGTGCATGCTATGCATGCTAACGCTACATAGAACAATGTAGCCATTACTACTATCCACTGTGATTTTGTAATCTTGtgtgacttttttttttctttttaccttaCTATACTGCTGTACCAATAAAAGCCAAGCCCTAATCAATTTTCATTTCTGACCAAGGATAAATGCCACAAGGGAATAGGGTTTTCCCCCTTTGAAATTTAAGGATCAGTTTTAAGGAGGCCATTTGATTTTGTGTATGTTTTTATTTGTGTTCTCTTAATTAGTTGTCTGCTTCATAATAAGTGGGTACACGATTATTATAACCGTTATTGAGTTAATGGCTGTGACTTTTGCTATGACACATATCTTAAAGTATATTTTAAAACTATTATAAAAGGAAAaagtttaattaaaaattattgaaaatataTATTCTTTTACATATATAAACAAATTTGTATCTCTTcagttaattaaaaaatttgtgtttcaTTGTGAGTTTGTGATCCAGTGATGAGTAACGAaggaaaattttatgtttctcaAGAGCTAATATCAGTCTATTATGAAAGGGTAAGACTGTTTAGCAAAGATATTTCTACAGGTGTTCATGTGTAAATAATATATACAATGCATCAAGTTTaaagaatataaattttttaactcAGTTATCAATAATTGAAAATTATATTTGAATGCACTCATACCGGATTCCTAGTTATGAAACCATTCAAGCAAAATTTCTTTTCATGTTAcctttcttatttttaatttcaaaactaCATGTTTGAATAACACATTTTGGCAGGTTTTTCCAATAGTTTCAATGTTAACTCCTAATCAGTTTGAAGCAGAACTACTAACATGATTTAAGTAATTATCCCacaattaaaattgcatgaagcTATATATAGTATCCTTTCCTTCAGTTTGTTTGTTTAAATGTCTACTGAAGAAAATCTCATAGCCCTAAGTTGTTCAAGCTAtgatgttgatggtttgatgaaccAGAAGGGATTAAGAGAGGAAGAGAAATAAGTTTTTCTCATTGTTGGAGAGAATGAAAAATCCTCttagaaaatatttgttgagttattacaccttatatactatgtactttttatgtactctcactaagagataattacaatggtaaacctattattgataaataaataatctaggtaacaccCTCCCGCAAGCTAGAATTGTGTAAATCTAACAATCCTAGCTTGGAAACATTAGCAAGAAAAGGACCCGGTGACAGAGCTTTGGTAAGAAAATCAGCAAGTTGATCCTTGGAACGAACTGGCATAAGATGAATGAGA carries:
- the LOC107641127 gene encoding WUSCHEL-related homeobox 1 isoform X3; translation: MWMVGYNEGGGGDHHHHQLNMVVDHHPHHHHHHPFGASGRKLRPLMPRPMTSPNNSTTTTTTTTNNNNNNNNPCLSLVHNQGNDFFSQYHNHLLGEQNKRENGNNNNNGSAPVVVSSRWNPTPEQLRALEELYRRGTRTPSAEQIQHITAQLRRFGKIEGKNVFYWFQNHKARERQKRRRQMESSDNTNNNHNHPLQNNNHHRDFDSSSEKKELAASRTMVEVEQTKNWASSTNCTTLAEESVSMEREGGAGKAGVAECRADGWVQFEEGELQQRRNFMERNATWHMMMHHHSPCAAAAPPAPAPPVTHLINALTPPPPPPSSSLPLLLPLQPSKLINNNNNLSFFISSENNYNNTTLLHLTTTRSNEDDDDFVDNSIINIHHHHQNENQTLQLFPLRSGDDLHHHINGKGTEISASNDAITPNHHHFFEFLPLKNN
- the LOC107641127 gene encoding WUSCHEL-related homeobox 1 isoform X1 is translated as MWMVGYNEGGGGDHHHHQLNMVVDHHPHHHHHHPFGASGRKLRPLMPRPMTSPNNSTTTTTTTTNNNNNNNNPCLSLVHNQGNDFFSQYHNHLSTVGEQNKRENGNNNNNGSAPVVVSSRWNPTPEQLRALEELYRRGTRTPSAEQIQHITAQLRRFGKIEGKNVFYWFQNHKARERQKRRRQMESSDNTNNNHNHPLQNNNHHRDFDSSSEKKELAASRTMVEVEQTKNWASSTNCTTLAEESVSMEREGGAGKAGVAECRADGWVQFEEGELQQRRNFMERNATWHMMMHHHSPCAAAAPPAPAPPVTHLINALTPPPPPPSSSLPLLLPLQPSKLINNNNNLSFFISSENNYNNTTLLHLTTTRSNEDDDDFVDNSIINIHHHHQNENQTLQLFPLRSGDDLHHHINGKGTEISASNDAITPNHHHFFEFLPLKNN
- the LOC107641127 gene encoding WUSCHEL-related homeobox 1 isoform X2 — protein: MWMVGYNEGGGGDHHHHQLNMVVDHHPHHHHHHPFGASGRKLRPLMPRPMTSPNNSTTTTTTTTNNNNNNNNPCLSLVHNQGNDFFSQYHNHLSTVGEQNKRENGNNNNNGSAPVVVSSRWNPTPEQLRALEELYRRGTRTPSAEQIQHITAQLRRFGKIEGKNVFYWFQNHKARERQKRRRQMESSDNTNNNHNHPLQNNNHHRDFDSSSEKKELASRTMVEVEQTKNWASSTNCTTLAEESVSMEREGGAGKAGVAECRADGWVQFEEGELQQRRNFMERNATWHMMMHHHSPCAAAAPPAPAPPVTHLINALTPPPPPPSSSLPLLLPLQPSKLINNNNNLSFFISSENNYNNTTLLHLTTTRSNEDDDDFVDNSIINIHHHHQNENQTLQLFPLRSGDDLHHHINGKGTEISASNDAITPNHHHFFEFLPLKNN